Part of the Zingiber officinale cultivar Zhangliang chromosome 6A, Zo_v1.1, whole genome shotgun sequence genome, AAATTGTAGCAGTATCTCCAAGGCATTCGCCAGAGATCTTCAAGAATCGTCCAATTACCACTAGCTATTAGTTGAAGTTTACGGAAACTCTTGAGCAACTTTTTCATAGATAAAAAAACGAACAACTCTCTTTTACAAGAACAATTAAGTGCATTTAACAAAAAATGGAGTGAGAACGCAAGcaacaagagagagagagaacctCGACTTTTCATGACGTTGAGGAAAGCAATAATGGTGCCCGAGATGGGCTGGAGGGTGGTGGACGCGTTGCCTCGCCTCTCCGCGTTCAGCATCTTTTGCAGCGCATCGTTCAGTATCCTGCGACCCATTGCTTGGGATGAGGCGTGGCTGCGGCAAGACATTGCAGAATTAGGATGCCCTAAcgcttttaaaaataatattttctttgatactcttaaatattttcataaaaaaatcataattgcaGAATAAATGCTAAAATATTCTATACTCAAAAGATCGTTGCGCGGTGCAAACCACAAACAACGTAGAAAAAGGAAGGGAAATAGAAAGAaaggaagcaaaaaaaaaaaaaaaaatctcacctCCAGGAGCTTGAAGAATGGAGATCAAGGACGGCCGGTGCGGACTGGTGGGATTCGAGCTTGGAGTTGGAGATCAAGGATTGCTGGAGGCGGACTGTCGCCTGTCGGACCGCCGGTCCAGGCGATTCGGAGGCGGCGAGGCGGCGAAGCGGTAGATGGGTAGGCGACTAGGGATAGCCGGATAGGGTTTTTCTCAACCCGCGGATGAATCCGAACCCAGCGCGGCTGATCCGTTAAAACAAAATTATTGGGCCTAACCCGACGGGCCCAATTAATCCAAATTAACGGCTTGCCTTCGCAGCAGCATTCGTCGGCAGTGGCACTCGGAATAGATCCATCTGCAGATCTCGGCTCCTCATGTCTCTCTATCAACGGCAGCAGCCGCTGCCGCCGGCGGCCAAACCCTACCCGCTCTCCCCCCGCGCCTCTTTCAACGCTCAGACGCAACGCACCATCCCCTCGTTCTTCCTCAGTGGATCCGGCCTTGTCTCCATCCtcgctcttctcctcctccttggcgtCTTCCTCCCATTGTCCCGTCCCATGGccgccctcttctcctcctcctccgtcgACGCACGCCACGCATCCGCATCCCGGTGGAAGGACTACACGCTCGCTCGCGCTGCGGCCTTCGCCGCTCGCAACCGCACCGTCATCGTTTGCGCCGTCAGCCAACCCTATCTCCCCTTCTTGAATAACTGGCTCATCAGCGTCGCACGGCAGAAGCGTCAGCAGCAGGTGATCGTCATCGCCGAGGACTACGCCACCCTCTACGAGGTGAACCGCAGGTGGCCCGGCCACGCCGTCCTGGTCCCACCTGCTCCCGATTCTCAGACTGCCCACAAATTCGGATCTCAGGTGCTCTTCTGAGTTTTGATTTTGTCGATGTTGCAGCATTGTTGCCGATGGTTGAGTTGCTATGCAGGGATTCTTCAATTTTACATCGCGGAGGCCTCGCCATTTGCTGCACATTCTGGAGCTAGGATATAGTGTCATGTACAACGATGTGGATATGGTGTGGTTGGCGGATCCGTTCCGTTATCTTGAAGGCAATCATGACGTATACTTCACCGATGATATGGCTGCAGTAAGTACTGTGGATGCTTTTAATGTAGTTTGGGGGTCAGAATATGAAGATATGTGTAGACCTTAGCTACATTTGGTAGAATTCTATATCT contains:
- the LOC121996616 gene encoding UDP-D-xylose:L-fucose alpha-1,3-D-xylosyltransferase MGP4-like, with amino-acid sequence MSLYQRQQPLPPAAKPYPLSPRASFNAQTQRTIPSFFLSGSGLVSILALLLLLGVFLPLSRPMAALFSSSSVDARHASASRWKDYTLARAAAFAARNRTVIVCAVSQPYLPFLNNWLISVARQKRQQQVIVIAEDYATLYEVNRRWPGHAVLVPPAPDSQTAHKFGSQGFFNFTSRRPRHLLHILELGYSVMYNDVDMVWLADPFRYLEGNHDVYFTDDMAAVKPLNHSHVLPPPGKKGRTYICSCMIFLRPTEGAKKVMNSWIDELQNQPWSKKTKSNDQPAFNWALNKTAGEVDLYLLPQAAFPSGGLYFKNASWVKETQGMHAIIHNNYITGFDKKIKRFKEYGLWLADDHTDESPLGQT